The sequence below is a genomic window from Desulfonema ishimotonii.
TTTTTCCAGATATTTTGGCCAGTCCAGCCAGTAATAATACCCCTCCCTGGCCAGGGTCACGCCCTGGGCCGTGGAATAATGGAGACGGATAATGGCGCAGGATCCGCTGGTGGATCCCATTCCTGCCCCTCCAAGCTTGTCAATGTTCAGGGTTTTATACCCCTTTTTGGCCATCTCAAAGGCCGTGCAGCAGCCGATAATACCTGATCCAATGATAATTGCATCATAGTTTGATTCCATGTCATCTATCTCCTTTCTATAACGGCCATTGACCGCCTGGGTATTGGACTTAAATATTTTGCCCGCAATAATCAATAATTTTTTAAAACCTGCCTGGGACCAGCCTTACCAGCTGCCCTCACTGTCCAAGCGGCCCCCGCTGTTCAAGCTGTTCCCGCTGCTCAAGCTGATCAAGCTGTTCCCGCTGCTTCTAATCAGCAAACCCCGTGCCAGAAGGTGCAGTCAGTAGAATATTAAACCCACGTCTTTAAATTTCAAGCAAATTCAGCCTAGGACCCCAGATAAAATAAAGAGAGCTTTAATTGCGCCGAACTTTGGCTCATATACAAGGCGCTATTCGGCCTTTAATGTAACGAAAAAGATGAGTCAAAGGGCAAATAATTATGTTCACTTTATAAAATTTGCGGTCCTTAAGACCCATGGAGAAAAGATATAACAGGCCATCGGGTTTTTATGTTTTTTAAAATTATTTTTAAATTCCAGCTGATTTTATAAAATTTTTTGTATCCCGGCATATCCATTAAGGACAGGTGACCTAAGGGTAACCCATATAATTTTTTAAGGGCTTGCCCTTTCTTTTTTTAACCACAGAAAAGCACAGCCCTGCTGTGCCGCAACCAGAATTTAGGCTCCCTAGGGGTAAATTTAATAATGTATTTAATTGTACTTTTTTTGTTCTGACCGCAGGGTTCGGCTTTTCCGCGGGCGCGCCTATTTGCGCTTCGCTGCAAAAGCATGGTTAGCTCTGTGGATATGAAACACCAAGCTTTATCGCTGCGTCATTGAGGCGTTGATCATAAGTCCAAAGGACAACATTACCTATAATGGCAGAAGCTAATAAATGAATATCTACGTATCCAAGACCTCGCCCCATTAGTGAATTATTTTCGATAAATCCTAAAATTTCTGTAGTCTCAACAACAGGTGATGAGGGAAGTGCCTGAAGAAGCATCAAAATTTCTGCTCGATTGCCCAAGTTACCACAGGCCAGCTCTCCAATAATAAATGGATGGCAGACAACAAAGCCGATATCCAATTGAGAAATGAACTCAGCATCAGATTCTCTAAAATGCTTGATCCAGACATTTGTGTCGGCAAGAATCATTTTTTATGGCTCCGATCTTCGCCGCCTTGGCATCCGTATTTTTTTCTCGCTTCCCCCAAGCGCAGCTAAACGCTTACTGCTCTCCAGGCTGATCAGGGTTTCAAGCCCTTTGCGAACAAGAGATGTTTTTTCTTTTATTCCAGTGAGTTTAGATGCTCTCTCAACAAGAGCATCTTCGATATTTAATGTAGTTCTCATTTTCCCTCTCCTGTCATATGCATGAATGGTACATATTAATATGTATCATTAAGATGGATAATGCAAGGGGTTTCAAGGAGAACCAACGCCTGGCTTCAGCGCACGCAGGCGTCTGCTGCGAGCCCTCCGAAATCCAGGGACACCTTACCTATTTTTCTTTCGGCCAGGTTTTTTCGGCCTGAGACGCCTGTCTAAAATAGTTTCCAATTGTTTTACAAAAGTCGTCTTTCCCAACGGTCTGCCGGTCCGTTCATGTTTTCTGAGCAATTCAATTTCAGATGTATGACTATCAGAAGATAAAAAATCACCCCAGGGCGTATTGACAATCTTGAGCAGGGGTTTGCTTTAACAAGAATGTCATCTTTATCATCCATATGTGTTCCACTTCACTCCATTTCCAATCCTTGCGGTAAACTATTACAGCTGCGCGTCCTGCAACTTGCATCTAAAGCAAATTTGATGGCGTCGTAAAAAGTCTCCACCTACTGCGTTATGGTTTCTGACCAGACATTCGAAATACTATATGTATGACTTCATGCCTGGTCAGAAACCATGCCTTGTATGTGAAGATTTTTACTTAACCATCGGCTATACTTTTTACGAGATTGTCAAATTTGACTCGTGAAATATCAGGGCTATATCGTTCTTTTTGGCCTTGAAAAAGCGATTATAGGCCCGTTTTAGAGGGTATTTTTCAAACTATTTCCTTAGTTGACAGCCTTCTTGCTTGGTCCGACCCCATCTGAAACCTGAAATTAAAAATATGTGGAAAATATGTGGAATACATCCAAATCTTGAATCCTTGGGTCCTGGACTATAAAATTGAAAAACTCGGCTATTTTGGGCAACCTGGGATAGATCCAGAATATACATGGAGCATAAAAGGTACGCATAAGTTGAGACTATTTAAATATATTTATAAATTGAATAAACTGGATTATTGTTTGAATCAGGCATATTTTTTGCCTAATATCACTCCCGTAAATTTAATGAAAACCGCAGTATCAGTAAGGCTTTTGCCTGATTGACTTAATTTTTATTCCGATGACAAGTGATTACAGCTGCCATCAGTTCCCTAAAGGAGAGGAACATTATGAAAAAAGTATTGGTATATATGTTTTTTTGTTTTTTGTTATTTACAAGTTCTGCCCAAGCAGACATTACCACAGATTGGGTTAACGTATTCTCTGATTACAAAAGTTATGATTCGACATATTTTGACAGGGATAACTCTTATGCAATATCATTTGGATGGGATATCATAGGCCTGTCAGAATCAGAGGCCGAAAACTATACGGCCAGCGTAACATTTGATGTGTATACATTCACCCTTGAATTAGATGGATATAATGACGATAGCGGAGTTGCATCGTACTGGTTTTCAAAAAGCATTGACGAAAATGATGTCTCTAATTGGGCTGGAGATTACACTTTTTCTTTTACAACCGAGTCCTATGGAACATTAAGTGAAGAGATTTCTCGGACCAGTAAGGAGTTAGCGTTTTTAGATGCCTTTACTGTTGAATTGGGTGATGAGGCGGCTTACTGGGACCCGGTGGAGGGAGCGGATTATTACAAAATCACTGTGCTGGACTCGGATAATAATAGTATAGGCTCGGAAAAGATTCAAGCTGTGGAGGGGGCTGAAGAATATTCAGGCGGCACAGATATACCTATATCCGAAAATGGTGATTATATTGTAAAGGTCCAGGCCAGGAGATTATCTGACGATGGAA
It includes:
- a CDS encoding FAD-dependent oxidoreductase, which codes for MESNYDAIIIGSGIIGCCTAFEMAKKGYKTLNIDKLGGAGMGSTSGSCAIIRLHYSTAQGVTLAREGYYYWLDWPKYLEK
- a CDS encoding type II toxin-antitoxin system VapC family toxin: MILADTNVWIKHFRESDAEFISQLDIGFVVCHPFIIGELACGNLGNRAEILMLLQALPSSPVVETTEILGFIENNSLMGRGLGYVDIHLLASAIIGNVVLWTYDQRLNDAAIKLGVSYPQS
- a CDS encoding type II toxin-antitoxin system VapB family antitoxin — protein: MRTTLNIEDALVERASKLTGIKEKTSLVRKGLETLISLESSKRLAALGGSEKKIRMPRRRRSEP